A genome region from Acidobacteriota bacterium includes the following:
- a CDS encoding 1-acyl-sn-glycerol-3-phosphate acyltransferase, whose amino-acid sequence MPSFHWWRTVFWLIPAISVYTIVLGAVSLASMLGDRRGHVAHGCARLWSRLILVTTGVRVHAAGGDLVAAGRSYVFVSNHQSIYDFPVLITSIPFQLRILAKASLGAFPVLGWHLRYTGHLLVDRARAGRGTLNQVAAMIRRGHSLIVFPEGTRSRDGRVGSFKRGLFLLAIDAGIPVVPVALTGTRHVMRKGMLTTRPGDVGLVLHAPLPTEGLVRGDATRLAERARDIIAATVAEVEAGGSSRMRGARIE is encoded by the coding sequence ATGCCTTCCTTCCACTGGTGGCGGACGGTGTTCTGGCTGATTCCCGCCATCTCCGTCTACACCATCGTGCTCGGCGCAGTGTCGCTCGCATCGATGCTCGGCGATCGGCGGGGTCACGTGGCCCACGGGTGCGCACGGCTCTGGTCGCGGCTGATTCTCGTGACAACGGGCGTGCGGGTGCACGCAGCCGGAGGCGACCTCGTGGCGGCCGGCCGATCGTACGTGTTCGTGTCGAACCACCAGAGCATCTACGATTTCCCGGTCCTGATCACGTCGATTCCCTTCCAGCTTCGTATCCTCGCCAAGGCGTCGCTAGGCGCCTTTCCCGTGCTCGGTTGGCACCTGCGCTACACCGGGCATCTGCTCGTCGATCGGGCGCGGGCCGGTCGGGGCACGCTCAATCAGGTGGCCGCGATGATTCGCCGCGGGCACTCGCTCATCGTCTTTCCGGAAGGGACCCGGAGCCGGGACGGTCGCGTCGGTTCCTTCAAGAGAGGGCTGTTCCTGCTTGCGATAGACGCAGGGATTCCGGTGGTGCCGGTCGCGCTGACCGGCACGCGGCACGTCATGCGCAAGGGGATGTTGACGACGCGCCCCGGCGACGTCGGCCTTGTCCTGCACGCGCCGCTGCCGACCGAGGGACTCGTGCGCGGAGACGCGACAAGGCTGGCGGAGCGCGCGCGCGACATCATCGCGGCGACCGTCGCCGAGGTCGAGGCAGGGGGATCCTCTAGAATGCGCGGTGCGCGGATCGAGTAG